From one Henriciella marina DSM 19595 genomic stretch:
- a CDS encoding HAD family acid phosphatase, translated as MTRWTFAKAAFIALALGACATPAAQSPQDEVALSPGVEWVANNPEWGEKAEEVFALATDYVEEVAAEREAKSWAVVLDVDETVLNNVEYQIRRERIGESFTPESWHDWTSEKSATLVPGAKPFIERVNALGGHVALVTNRADTEQLWTEENLAEAGLERSEDFRVLLTQATPEGASEKNARYELVPAMLAAQGYPGVEIVAYLGDSRYDRPQPTNPDDKFFCIDQGGMYGTPCALPPQPVMN; from the coding sequence ATGACACGCTGGACATTCGCCAAAGCCGCCTTCATCGCGCTTGCGCTTGGCGCCTGTGCGACGCCTGCCGCCCAATCCCCTCAAGATGAGGTCGCCCTTAGCCCGGGTGTGGAGTGGGTCGCCAATAATCCTGAATGGGGCGAGAAGGCAGAGGAGGTCTTCGCCCTGGCGACCGACTATGTCGAAGAGGTCGCCGCCGAACGCGAGGCCAAGAGCTGGGCGGTCGTGCTCGATGTCGATGAGACGGTGCTGAACAATGTCGAATACCAGATCCGACGCGAACGGATTGGCGAGAGCTTCACGCCTGAGAGCTGGCATGACTGGACATCGGAGAAGTCAGCAACGCTGGTGCCGGGCGCAAAACCCTTTATCGAACGGGTGAACGCGCTTGGCGGGCATGTCGCGCTCGTCACCAACCGCGCAGATACAGAACAGCTCTGGACCGAGGAAAACCTCGCCGAGGCCGGGCTGGAGCGGAGCGAGGATTTTCGGGTCCTGCTGACGCAGGCGACACCTGAAGGCGCTTCGGAAAAGAATGCCCGCTACGAATTAGTGCCCGCTATGCTGGCCGCGCAAGGTTATCCGGGCGTTGAGATCGTCGCCTATCTCGGTGACAGCCGCTATGACCGGCCTCAGCCGACCAATCCGGACGACAAATTCTTCTGCATCGATCAGGGCGGCATGTATGGCACGCCCTGCGCCCTGCCTCCACAACCGGTGATGAACTGA
- a CDS encoding DUF1330 domain-containing protein, whose protein sequence is MPALQPDTEQMTRFAKDEHDGPIVMINLLKFKDKAEYGPDDPEVSEGLTGEEAYNRYGEGLVALGNDPQIGLKQIYGGTGAGYLIGGGEEWDRVLVVHYPSRQHMLRMMRDPRYQKAHRHREAGLKYQELIETHPMG, encoded by the coding sequence ATGCCAGCTTTGCAGCCCGATACCGAACAGATGACCCGCTTTGCCAAGGACGAGCATGACGGCCCGATCGTCATGATCAACCTTCTGAAATTCAAGGACAAAGCCGAATATGGCCCAGACGACCCGGAAGTCAGTGAGGGCCTCACAGGTGAGGAGGCGTATAACCGTTATGGCGAAGGTCTCGTAGCGCTCGGCAATGACCCGCAGATCGGTTTGAAGCAGATCTATGGTGGTACGGGCGCAGGCTATCTTATCGGCGGCGGGGAAGAGTGGGACCGCGTCCTGGTCGTCCACTATCCGTCGCGTCAGCACATGCTGCGCATGATGCGCGACCCGCGCTATCAGAAAGCCCATCGCCACCGCGAGGCGGGGCTGAAGTATCAGGAACTGATCGAAACCCACCCTATGGGCTAA